From the Corticium candelabrum chromosome 2, ooCorCand1.1, whole genome shotgun sequence genome, one window contains:
- the LOC134176599 gene encoding eukaryotic translation initiation factor 4E-like, which translates to MSSQEDAASPSHEEEQQQASSESPALSEESIKHPLQNTWALWFFKNDKTKSWKENLMKVTSFSTVEDFWGLYNYVQPASQLQPGCDYSVFKDGIEPAWEDSANRNGGRWLLNLNRQQRRDSLDRYWMEILLMMIGEQFEDASDEVRGAVVNIRPKGDKLALWTGHYDRREETTRIGTMLKERLQLTGRGVLVYQSHQDTMSKSGSQSRSLYQV; encoded by the exons ATGTCGTCTCAAGAAGACGCTGCAAGTCCTTCTCATGAAGAAGAGCAACAACAG GCAAGTAGTGAGAGTCCAGCATTATCAGAGGAATCTATCAAGCATCCTCTGCAGAACACCTGGGCATTGTGGTTTTTTAAGAACGACAAGACAAAGAGTTGGAAAGAGAATCTTATgaaagtgacgtcattctcaacA gtTGAAGATTTTTGGGG ATTGTATAACTACGTACAACCGGCAAGTCAACTTCAACCCGGATGTGACTATTCCGTATTCAAG gATGGTATAGAACCAGCATGGGAGGATTCTGCTAATAGAAACGGTGGACGTTGGTTACTGAATTTGAACAGGCAGCAGCGGCGGGATAGCTTAGATCGATACTGGATGGAAATA ctGCTAATGATGATAGGAGAACAGTTTGAGGACGCATCTGATGAAGTTCGTGGAGCTGTTGTGAACATTAGACCAAAAGGAGATAAACTGGCGTTATGGACCGGACATTATGATCGACGAGAGGAAACAACACGAATAGG aaCTATGCTAAAGGAACGACTGCAGTTGACAGGTCGAGGAGTTCTTGTGTATCAG